The Streptomyces sp. NBC_01244 genome contains a region encoding:
- a CDS encoding carbohydrate ABC transporter permease, giving the protein MARTVDTPTPTPVPTHTATATPGGPATTPAPRRRLLRQSAGRQHHAGPLTYVLLGLAALVSLFPLYWNLVAASHTGERVVEAPAPLLPGPRLFDNLTFAWNQVDMGEALVNTTIVASLVALSTVLFSTLAGFAFAKLPFKGRGALLALVVATMTIPPQLSVIPLYQIITDLGWVDQLQSVVLPSLVAAFGVFFMRQYLIEALPVELVEAARMDGAHSLRIIWHVVFPVARPAMAVLGMLVFVQAWNDFFWPFIALTPDGNPTLQVALAGLGAGNHTVDQAVVLTGALISTLPLLLVFAVLGKHIVGGITAGAVKN; this is encoded by the coding sequence ATGGCCCGCACGGTCGACACGCCCACGCCCACACCCGTACCTACGCACACGGCCACGGCCACGCCCGGGGGTCCGGCCACCACACCGGCGCCGCGCCGCAGGCTGCTGCGCCAGTCGGCAGGCCGTCAGCATCACGCGGGACCGCTGACGTACGTCCTCCTCGGACTGGCGGCCCTCGTCTCCCTCTTTCCCCTTTACTGGAACCTCGTGGCCGCCTCCCACACCGGCGAGCGCGTGGTCGAGGCCCCGGCCCCGCTCCTGCCCGGCCCCCGGCTCTTCGACAACCTCACCTTCGCCTGGAACCAGGTCGACATGGGCGAGGCACTGGTCAACACGACCATCGTCGCCTCGCTGGTGGCGCTGTCCACCGTCCTGTTCTCCACCCTGGCCGGCTTCGCCTTCGCCAAACTGCCCTTCAAGGGCAGGGGCGCCCTGCTGGCCCTGGTGGTGGCGACCATGACGATCCCGCCGCAGCTCAGCGTGATCCCGCTCTACCAGATCATCACCGACCTCGGCTGGGTCGATCAGCTCCAGTCGGTCGTCCTACCCTCCCTGGTCGCCGCCTTCGGCGTGTTCTTCATGCGCCAATACCTCATCGAGGCACTGCCCGTGGAACTCGTCGAGGCGGCCAGGATGGACGGGGCGCACAGCCTGCGCATCATCTGGCACGTGGTGTTCCCCGTCGCCCGGCCCGCTATGGCGGTCCTCGGAATGCTCGTCTTCGTCCAGGCCTGGAACGACTTCTTCTGGCCCTTCATCGCACTGACCCCGGACGGCAATCCGACCCTCCAGGTCGCCCTGGCCGGCCTCGGCGCGGGAAACCACACCGTCGACCAGGCCGTCGTCCTGACCGGCGCACTCATCTCCACCCTGCCCCTGCTGCTCGTCTTCGCCGTACTCGGCAAGCACATCGTGGGCGGCATCACCGCCGGCGCCGTCAAGAACTGA
- a CDS encoding GH1 family beta-glucosidase — translation MTASETRPLTAVRSFPSDFLWGTATAAYQIEGAAREDGRTPSIWDTFSHTPGKVFEGHTGDVAVDHYHRFPEDVRLMSELGLGAYRFSVSWSRVQPTGRGPAVQKGLDFYRKLVDELLAAGVTPALTLYHWDLPQDLEDAGGWPERTTAERFATYAGLVADALGDRVKHWITLNEPWCSAFLGYGSGVHAPGRTDPVAALRAAHHLNLGHGLAVQTLRAALPADAQLAVSLNLHEVRPLTPSAEDRDAARRIDAVGNRIWLGPMLEGAYPQDLLADTAHLTDWSFVRDGDTATIHQPLDLLAVNYYTPTVVSHVAPGDQKPQDDGHGNSEHSPWPGADEVAFHQAPGERTAMGWPVDPSALYDLLTRTAARYPGLPLVISENGAAYEDEIGPDGTVHDPERAAYIHAHLDAVHRAITDGVDVHGYFLWSLLDNFEWSYGYAKRFGAIHVDYDTLKRTPKSSAHWYARVARTGELHAPS, via the coding sequence ATGACCGCGTCCGAGACCCGGCCGCTCACCGCCGTCCGCTCTTTCCCGTCCGACTTCCTCTGGGGCACGGCCACCGCCGCGTACCAGATCGAGGGCGCCGCCCGCGAGGACGGCCGGACCCCGTCCATCTGGGACACCTTCTCCCACACCCCCGGCAAGGTCTTCGAAGGCCACACCGGCGACGTCGCCGTGGACCACTACCACCGCTTCCCCGAAGACGTCCGGCTGATGTCCGAACTCGGCCTGGGCGCCTACCGGTTCTCCGTCTCCTGGTCCCGCGTCCAGCCGACCGGCCGCGGCCCGGCCGTGCAGAAGGGCCTCGACTTCTACCGCAAGCTGGTCGACGAACTGCTCGCCGCCGGTGTCACCCCCGCCCTCACCCTCTACCACTGGGACCTCCCCCAGGACCTGGAGGACGCGGGGGGCTGGCCCGAGCGGACGACCGCCGAGCGCTTCGCCACGTACGCGGGCCTCGTCGCCGACGCCCTCGGAGACCGGGTCAAGCACTGGATCACCCTCAACGAACCCTGGTGCAGCGCCTTCCTCGGCTACGGCTCCGGCGTCCACGCCCCCGGCCGGACCGACCCGGTCGCCGCCCTGCGCGCCGCCCACCACCTCAACCTCGGCCACGGCCTCGCCGTCCAGACCCTGCGGGCGGCGCTGCCCGCAGACGCCCAGCTCGCCGTCTCCCTCAACCTCCACGAAGTGCGCCCCCTGACCCCCTCGGCCGAGGACCGGGACGCGGCCCGGCGCATCGACGCCGTGGGCAACCGCATCTGGCTGGGCCCGATGCTGGAGGGCGCCTACCCCCAGGACCTCCTCGCGGACACCGCGCACCTGACCGACTGGTCCTTCGTCCGCGACGGTGACACCGCCACGATCCACCAGCCCCTGGACCTCCTCGCCGTCAACTACTACACCCCGACAGTCGTCTCGCACGTCGCGCCCGGCGACCAAAAGCCGCAGGACGACGGCCACGGCAACAGCGAACACTCCCCCTGGCCCGGCGCGGACGAGGTCGCCTTCCACCAGGCACCAGGCGAACGCACGGCGATGGGCTGGCCAGTGGACCCGAGCGCCCTGTACGACCTGCTGACCCGCACCGCCGCCCGCTACCCCGGACTGCCGCTCGTCATCAGCGAGAACGGAGCGGCGTACGAGGACGAGATCGGGCCCGACGGCACGGTCCACGACCCCGAACGCGCCGCCTACATCCACGCCCACCTCGACGCCGTGCACCGGGCGATCACCGACGGGGTGGACGTGCACGGCTACTTCCTCTGGTCGCTGCTCGACAACTTCGAGTGGTCCTACGGCTACGCCAAACGCTTCGGTGCCATCCACGTCGACTACGACACCCTGAAGCGCACACCCAAATCGAGCGCGCACTGGTACGCCCGCGTGGCACGGACCGGTGAGCTGCACGCCCCGTCGTAG
- a CDS encoding purine-cytosine permease family protein produces the protein MGSTGTGSGTGSGSGSDTDTDTGTDRPGRVEVHGIDHVPDRERHGRARELFPVWAAANVNYLSMVVGGALVLMGLSLGQAIAVIVLGSLFWAPIGLLAVSGPASGTPSEVIARAMYGVRGNRVNIAVNGWLLCICYIALNLAAAAVAAFVLVEKAGIDTNSGVKIAVVVVIAALTLAIGVYGHATMVRLYPPIAIALTVTFAVVACYVCTRPGLGRQPSEPLTGTALWATLAAGVTLIASGPLSYTNSADFSRYLPRTTSPRAVAGWTALGGFLPGVLLCSLGALAATVVDMAEPQAGLESILPSWFSPVFLLAIVLGTIANNAMTAYSSGLALQAMGVRVRRSVGVLVDGALGVVVTLYALLVSNFLDTVGNLLQLSVVVLGPSTAVYATDILLRRCRYDGRALGDESPGGPFWYTGGVNRAGALALTAGIAAAALCVDTLYTGPVARALDGVDLSLPVGIAVAASLYAPLMRRTLRSRATVPPA, from the coding sequence ATGGGATCCACGGGCACAGGCTCGGGAACGGGCTCGGGCTCGGGCTCGGATACGGATACGGATACGGGCACGGACCGGCCCGGCCGGGTCGAGGTCCACGGCATCGACCACGTTCCCGACCGCGAGCGCCACGGCCGGGCCCGCGAGCTGTTCCCCGTCTGGGCGGCGGCGAACGTCAACTACCTGAGCATGGTGGTCGGCGGCGCCCTGGTCCTCATGGGCCTGAGCCTGGGTCAGGCCATCGCGGTCATCGTGCTGGGCAGCCTGTTCTGGGCGCCGATCGGGCTGCTCGCCGTCTCGGGGCCGGCCTCCGGCACGCCGAGCGAGGTGATCGCACGGGCGATGTACGGCGTCCGCGGCAACCGGGTGAACATCGCCGTCAACGGCTGGCTGCTCTGCATCTGCTACATCGCCCTCAACCTGGCCGCCGCCGCGGTCGCCGCCTTCGTCCTCGTGGAGAAGGCGGGCATCGACACGAACAGCGGGGTCAAGATCGCCGTCGTGGTGGTCATCGCCGCCCTCACCCTGGCCATCGGCGTCTACGGACACGCCACCATGGTGAGGCTCTACCCCCCGATCGCGATCGCCCTCACCGTCACCTTCGCCGTCGTGGCCTGCTACGTGTGCACCCGCCCCGGCCTCGGCCGACAGCCCTCCGAACCACTGACCGGCACCGCCCTGTGGGCCACCCTCGCGGCAGGCGTCACGCTCATCGCCTCGGGCCCGCTCTCCTACACCAACAGCGCGGACTTCTCCCGCTACCTGCCGCGAACGACCTCCCCGAGGGCGGTCGCGGGCTGGACCGCGCTCGGCGGATTCCTGCCCGGAGTCCTCCTCTGCTCGCTGGGCGCGCTCGCCGCGACCGTCGTGGACATGGCCGAGCCGCAGGCCGGGCTGGAGAGCATCCTGCCCTCCTGGTTCTCGCCCGTGTTCCTGTTGGCGATCGTGCTCGGCACGATCGCCAACAACGCCATGACCGCCTACAGCTCCGGCCTCGCCCTCCAGGCCATGGGCGTCCGTGTCCGCCGCTCCGTCGGCGTCCTCGTCGACGGAGCGCTCGGGGTCGTGGTGACCCTGTACGCGCTCCTCGTCTCCAACTTCCTCGACACGGTCGGCAACCTCCTCCAGCTGAGCGTCGTCGTGCTGGGCCCCAGCACGGCCGTCTACGCGACCGACATCCTGCTGCGCCGCTGCCGCTACGACGGCCGCGCGCTCGGCGACGAGAGCCCCGGCGGCCCCTTCTGGTACACCGGGGGCGTCAACCGGGCGGGAGCGCTGGCCCTGACGGCGGGCATCGCGGCGGCCGCCCTCTGTGTGGACACCCTGTACACGGGCCCCGTCGCCCGGGCCCTGGACGGCGTGGACCTCTCCCTGCCCGTCGGCATCGCCGTGGCGGCGTCCCTCTACGCGCCCCTGATGCGCCGCACGCTACGGAGCCGGGCCACCGTGCCGCCGGCCTGA
- a CDS encoding TetR-like C-terminal domain-containing protein: MDDHATNSTSADAILSELIKKTARLHLAELGGGGLSLDSLARDCGRAVTEVRALFPHRDDLLTALVIDAYDGSGAAMERADKAAALHASAGARLLAVTRALRQWSFDHPAEFTLIYGSPVPGYHAPQDTVLPASRTPGVLAGIVGAALAGGELTPPRRTVPGPPLLLPAAVEAFGGLPPAPFSDVIERGIVLWSSLIGLLVFQVFSRTHDSVRDEAAFFDYAIAVAAETIGLVVPLDGDAH, translated from the coding sequence ATGGACGATCACGCAACGAATTCGACATCCGCCGACGCGATCCTGTCAGAGTTGATCAAGAAGACCGCGCGCCTGCACCTGGCGGAGCTGGGCGGCGGAGGGCTGTCCCTGGACTCCCTCGCGCGCGACTGCGGTCGTGCCGTCACCGAGGTACGGGCCCTCTTCCCGCACCGGGACGACCTGCTGACCGCGCTGGTCATCGATGCCTATGACGGGTCCGGCGCCGCGATGGAGCGCGCCGACAAGGCCGCCGCCCTCCACGCCTCCGCGGGCGCGCGGCTGCTCGCGGTCACGCGCGCGCTGCGCCAGTGGTCCTTCGACCACCCCGCCGAGTTCACGCTGATCTACGGATCGCCCGTCCCCGGCTACCACGCCCCGCAGGACACCGTCCTGCCCGCCTCGCGCACGCCCGGCGTCCTGGCCGGCATCGTGGGCGCGGCCCTGGCGGGAGGCGAACTCACCCCGCCCCGGCGCACGGTGCCCGGGCCGCCGTTGCTGCTGCCGGCTGCCGTGGAGGCCTTCGGCGGCCTGCCCCCGGCCCCGTTCTCCGACGTCATCGAGCGCGGGATCGTGCTGTGGAGCAGCCTGATCGGGCTCCTGGTGTTCCAGGTCTTCAGCCGTACCCACGACAGCGTCCGGGACGAGGCCGCGTTCTTCGACTACGCCATCGCCGTGGCGGCCGAGACCATCGGACTCGTGGTTCCCCTGGACGGGGACGCCCACTGA
- a CDS encoding DUF7847 domain-containing protein yields MPPPAPQPGVMPLRPLATGEVLGGAFGTFRRYWKPLIGVMAAVQGIGILLAAAALALSFAAAYDRFSAVFDLAPGEDPAGSDVAALFLSFVPACVVLLVVMTVGAAMFSALCPALIQEAVLGRPTTFGAMWRRSWSRLPSVLAAVLLTALIAGGPALLLYAICIPLIIMSAGPDGFGTPAAVGLLLLGSLLCVPFSVWLMARFSLAPAAAVCEGLGPVAALRRSSQLVRDGWWRVFGISMLGYVVAMAAGYAIQMPFGFVGMFAAFPSLPGSDDPSPDPGTLIVGFLVYGAAMLLGGVISSLFQFSFPQMVIALIYVDQRMRKEDLAATLTAAAFPAPRTETAAGPASAPERT; encoded by the coding sequence ATGCCGCCTCCCGCACCACAGCCGGGCGTCATGCCGCTGCGCCCGCTCGCCACGGGCGAGGTGCTGGGCGGGGCCTTCGGGACGTTCCGGCGGTACTGGAAGCCCCTGATCGGCGTGATGGCCGCGGTGCAGGGCATCGGAATCCTGCTCGCGGCCGCCGCGCTCGCGCTCTCCTTCGCGGCCGCGTACGACCGGTTCTCCGCCGTCTTCGATCTCGCACCGGGAGAAGACCCTGCGGGCTCGGACGTGGCGGCCCTCTTCCTCTCCTTCGTACCGGCGTGCGTGGTCCTGCTCGTCGTGATGACGGTGGGCGCCGCGATGTTCAGCGCCCTGTGCCCCGCCTTGATCCAGGAGGCGGTGCTCGGCCGCCCCACGACCTTCGGCGCGATGTGGCGCCGCAGCTGGTCACGGCTGCCGTCGGTGCTCGCCGCCGTACTGCTCACGGCGCTGATCGCGGGCGGGCCGGCGCTCCTGCTGTACGCGATCTGCATCCCGCTGATCATCATGTCCGCGGGCCCGGACGGCTTCGGCACGCCGGCCGCCGTCGGGCTGCTCCTCCTGGGCTCCCTCCTGTGCGTGCCCTTCTCCGTCTGGCTCATGGCCCGGTTCAGCCTGGCGCCCGCCGCGGCGGTCTGCGAAGGACTCGGCCCCGTCGCGGCACTGCGGCGCTCCTCGCAGCTGGTCCGCGACGGCTGGTGGAGGGTGTTCGGCATTTCGATGCTCGGGTACGTCGTGGCGATGGCCGCCGGGTACGCCATCCAGATGCCGTTCGGCTTCGTCGGCATGTTCGCGGCCTTCCCGAGCCTGCCGGGGTCGGACGATCCCTCGCCGGACCCCGGCACGCTGATCGTCGGGTTCCTCGTCTACGGGGCCGCCATGCTGCTCGGCGGCGTCATCAGCTCGCTGTTCCAGTTCAGCTTCCCGCAGATGGTCATCGCCCTGATCTACGTCGACCAGCGGATGCGCAAGGAGGACCTCGCGGCGACCCTCACCGCCGCCGCTTTCCCCGCACCGAGGACGGAGACCGCGGCGGGGCCGGCTTCCGCCCCCGAACGGACCTGA
- a CDS encoding putative quinol monooxygenase — MIFIVVKFPVKSEYVDQWPELVAEFTQATRGEAGNLWFEWSRSLEEPDTYVLVEAFQDDAGEAHVTSAHFRKALETMRPLVTRTPEIVSTTIEGATGWSRMGELQVD; from the coding sequence ATGATCTTCATTGTGGTGAAATTCCCCGTCAAGTCCGAGTACGTCGACCAGTGGCCCGAACTGGTCGCGGAGTTCACGCAGGCCACCCGCGGCGAGGCGGGCAACCTGTGGTTCGAGTGGTCCCGGAGCCTGGAAGAGCCGGACACCTACGTACTGGTCGAGGCGTTCCAGGACGACGCCGGCGAAGCGCACGTCACTTCCGCACACTTCCGCAAGGCCCTGGAGACCATGCGTCCCCTGGTCACCCGGACGCCGGAGATCGTCAGCACCACCATCGAGGGCGCGACCGGCTGGAGCCGGATGGGCGAGCTCCAGGTCGACTGA
- a CDS encoding beta-ketoacyl-ACP synthase 3, translating into MTPPATRSAPPAAVLEGIAGYVPPRVVANAGLPSAWGIDDAWVHRRTGIRERRRADAGVSTGELALEAGRRALAVAGGAPVDTVLVATSTPDRPMPAMAPQLATRLGLGGAAAWDVNAACSGFLYGLATATGALLSGCADRVLLVAADLYSTLLDPEDHSAGIVFGDGAGAVVLRRGRAGEPGSILAFDLGSDGSGDELIEVRGGGARERSAPDAYGPGDRHFRMQGREVFQHAVTRMTQSSQTVLKHAGWSPEDVDRFCAHQANARIVKAVGERLPVPGPRRVTNIERVGNTGAASIPLALADAASRGELHAGERVLLTTFGAGLTWGSAAVLWPRLERAVPAIDPAP; encoded by the coding sequence TTGACACCCCCGGCCACCCGGTCCGCCCCGCCCGCGGCGGTGCTGGAGGGCATCGCCGGATACGTTCCGCCCCGGGTGGTCGCCAACGCCGGACTCCCCTCGGCCTGGGGCATCGACGACGCCTGGGTGCACCGCCGCACCGGGATCCGCGAGCGGCGCCGGGCCGACGCCGGAGTGTCCACCGGGGAACTCGCCCTCGAGGCCGGGCGCCGCGCCCTGGCCGTGGCGGGCGGCGCTCCCGTGGACACCGTGCTCGTGGCCACCTCCACCCCGGACCGGCCCATGCCGGCCATGGCCCCGCAATTGGCCACCCGTCTGGGCCTGGGCGGCGCGGCCGCCTGGGACGTCAACGCCGCCTGCAGCGGCTTCCTGTACGGGCTCGCCACCGCTACCGGAGCCCTGCTGTCCGGCTGCGCGGACCGGGTCCTGCTCGTCGCGGCCGACCTGTACTCGACCCTTCTGGACCCCGAGGACCACTCGGCCGGCATCGTCTTCGGCGACGGTGCGGGTGCCGTCGTCCTGCGCCGGGGCCGCGCCGGGGAACCGGGCAGCATCCTCGCCTTCGACCTCGGCAGCGACGGCTCGGGCGACGAGCTGATCGAGGTGCGCGGAGGCGGAGCCCGGGAACGGTCCGCCCCCGACGCCTACGGCCCCGGCGACCGGCACTTCCGGATGCAGGGGCGCGAGGTGTTCCAGCACGCGGTGACCCGGATGACCCAGTCCTCTCAGACCGTACTGAAACACGCGGGCTGGTCACCCGAGGACGTGGACCGGTTCTGCGCCCACCAGGCCAACGCCCGCATCGTGAAAGCCGTCGGGGAGCGGCTGCCCGTCCCCGGACCGCGCCGGGTGACCAACATCGAGCGGGTCGGCAACACCGGCGCCGCGTCCATCCCGCTCGCCCTGGCCGACGCCGCCTCGCGCGGCGAACTGCACGCCGGGGAGAGGGTGTTGCTCACCACCTTCGGGGCCGGGCTCACCTGGGGGTCTGCCGCCGTGCTCTGGCCGCGGCTCGAGCGTGCGGTGCCCGCCATCGACCCGGCGCCCTGA
- a CDS encoding phosphopantetheine-binding protein: MPPVQTVLATVLTEKFEVSPESVLPDATLESLDLDSLALAELALALQEELGVKVEEHEAAKRTTIGELVAVLHSKRTAQDAL, translated from the coding sequence ATGCCCCCTGTCCAGACCGTTCTCGCCACCGTGCTCACCGAGAAGTTCGAAGTCTCCCCCGAGAGCGTCCTGCCCGACGCCACCCTGGAGAGCCTCGACCTCGACTCGCTCGCCCTCGCCGAACTGGCCCTCGCCCTCCAGGAGGAGCTCGGCGTGAAGGTCGAGGAACACGAGGCCGCCAAGCGCACCACCATCGGCGAGCTCGTGGCCGTACTCCACTCCAAGCGGACCGCGCAGGACGCCCTGTGA
- a CDS encoding beta-ketoacyl-[acyl-carrier-protein] synthase family protein, whose product MTASPHPRAVAVTGLGLITPAGIGREDTWAGVLRGRSTADTDPELKDCPVGFSCRIPAMTPEQGRIGGGRAWRMGRFTQLAVLAAREAVADAGLDPASWDGARVAVVIGSGLAGALHLETMTLRHHQGGPDLVSPSLIPMLIPNMAAGEVSADLGAHGPSLATETACASGATALAIARDLLLSGACDIAIAGGAEAAVTPVVTTGFARMGALSGRVDQPALASRPFAADRDGFVIAEGAAVLVLERPADAAARGRRGYAHLAGAGLTSDAHHPTAPSPGGEYAEAALRAALTQAGLSPADVDHVNAHGTSTPLNDRTEAELIARVLAHGPSVTAPKGVLGHSLGASGAVEAALTALTIRDSRVAPIANLAARGSGCGSGSPYDIDCVTGTVREQRVGAAVSHSFGFGGHNVVLLLTAP is encoded by the coding sequence GTGACGGCTTCCCCGCACCCCCGCGCCGTCGCCGTCACCGGCCTGGGGCTGATCACCCCGGCCGGGATCGGCCGTGAGGACACCTGGGCCGGGGTGCTCCGGGGCCGCTCCACGGCGGACACCGATCCCGAGCTCAAGGACTGCCCGGTCGGCTTCTCCTGCCGGATCCCCGCCATGACCCCCGAGCAGGGGCGCATCGGCGGCGGCAGGGCCTGGCGGATGGGCCGGTTCACGCAGCTCGCGGTGCTGGCGGCCCGCGAGGCCGTGGCCGATGCCGGACTCGACCCCGCTTCCTGGGACGGGGCCCGGGTGGCCGTGGTGATCGGCTCGGGACTGGCCGGGGCTCTCCATCTGGAGACGATGACCCTGCGCCACCACCAGGGGGGACCCGACCTGGTCTCGCCCTCCCTCATCCCGATGCTGATCCCCAACATGGCCGCCGGCGAGGTGTCCGCGGACCTCGGCGCCCACGGGCCCTCCCTGGCCACCGAGACGGCCTGTGCCTCCGGGGCCACCGCCCTGGCCATCGCCCGTGACCTGCTGCTCTCCGGGGCCTGCGACATCGCGATCGCCGGCGGTGCGGAGGCGGCCGTGACCCCGGTGGTCACCACCGGGTTCGCCCGGATGGGCGCCCTGTCCGGGCGGGTGGACCAGCCGGCCCTGGCCTCCAGGCCGTTCGCGGCGGACCGGGACGGCTTCGTCATCGCCGAGGGGGCCGCAGTGCTCGTACTGGAGCGGCCGGCGGACGCGGCGGCTCGCGGGCGGCGCGGCTACGCGCACCTGGCCGGAGCCGGCCTCACCTCGGACGCACACCATCCGACGGCGCCGTCCCCCGGCGGCGAGTACGCCGAGGCGGCCCTGCGCGCGGCGCTCACCCAGGCCGGGCTGTCCCCGGCGGACGTCGACCACGTCAACGCCCACGGAACCTCGACCCCGCTCAACGACCGCACCGAGGCAGAGCTCATCGCCCGAGTCCTGGCGCACGGCCCCAGCGTGACCGCCCCCAAGGGGGTGCTCGGCCACAGCCTCGGTGCCTCCGGCGCCGTGGAGGCCGCGCTCACCGCCCTCACCATCCGTGACTCCCGGGTGGCACCGATCGCCAACCTCGCGGCGCGCGGCTCCGGTTGCGGCTCCGGCTCTCCCTACGACATCGACTGCGTGACGGGCACGGTGCGCGAGCAGCGGGTCGGCGCCGCCGTCAGCCACTCCTTCGGCTTCGGCGGGCACAACGTGGTGCTCCTCCTCACCGCGCCCTGA
- a CDS encoding 3-oxoacyl-ACP synthase III family protein: MAVHSAVVHATVHVPQERQSVSAVEDRFRAGSPGVPMSRGVLRHMYGLDQRTVAPPEEQPSDLAVRAARSLLEESGTPARKVDLLLYADILADMEEPATAHVVAAKLGLDCPVFDLKNACNGVLNALEVADAFVRAGQYRRVLITSAEVSTR, translated from the coding sequence TTGGCCGTTCACAGTGCCGTCGTCCACGCCACCGTCCACGTACCGCAGGAGCGCCAGAGCGTCTCCGCGGTCGAGGACCGCTTCCGGGCGGGCAGCCCCGGCGTCCCGATGTCCCGGGGCGTGCTCCGGCACATGTACGGGCTCGACCAGCGCACGGTGGCACCGCCCGAGGAGCAGCCCTCCGACCTGGCGGTGCGCGCCGCCCGCAGTCTGCTGGAGGAGAGCGGCACCCCCGCCCGGAAGGTGGACCTGCTGCTGTACGCCGACATCCTCGCCGATATGGAGGAACCGGCCACCGCCCATGTGGTGGCGGCCAAACTCGGCCTGGACTGCCCTGTGTTCGACCTGAAGAACGCCTGCAACGGCGTACTGAACGCGCTGGAGGTGGCCGACGCCTTCGTCCGGGCGGGACAGTACCGGCGGGTGCTGATCACCAGCGCCGAGGTCAGCACCCGGTAG
- a CDS encoding 3-oxoacyl-[acyl-carrier-protein] synthase III C-terminal domain-containing protein, translating into MRLGGLDPSRILSTFPAHGNVATNTIPLQPATAMKSDRLHPGDLVGMFGFASGASAGVVVCRW; encoded by the coding sequence GTGCGACTGGGTGGGCTGGATCCCTCGCGGATCCTGTCCACCTTCCCCGCGCACGGCAACGTCGCGACCAACACCATCCCGCTGCAGCCGGCCACCGCGATGAAGTCGGACCGGCTCCACCCGGGCGACCTGGTGGGCATGTTCGGGTTCGCGAGCGGCGCCAGCGCCGGCGTCGTCGTCTGCCGGTGGTGA
- a CDS encoding carboxymuconolactone decarboxylase family protein: MTTEPPERPVRITPLPPEQWTPALRGLLAGSAKDGPGRVNLFGTLAHHPGLAHAWLSLARVLTHEGTLTNRQRELVVLRTAHRRGGSFVFDRHSAVAADAGLDCREVAATTSPLTEHPWQDADLSLLEASDALAAGEPLPQPLWDRLAGGLRADQLIELLILAGQCATMCATLGALHTPPDGGRTPSGRDPPP; encoded by the coding sequence ATGACCACCGAACCGCCCGAGCGCCCCGTACGCATCACCCCGCTGCCGCCCGAGCAGTGGACGCCCGCCCTGCGCGGGCTGCTGGCCGGATCCGCCAAGGACGGCCCCGGGCGGGTGAACCTCTTCGGCACCCTCGCCCACCATCCCGGACTCGCACACGCCTGGCTCTCCCTGGCCCGGGTCCTGACCCACGAAGGAACCTTGACGAACCGTCAGCGGGAGTTGGTCGTCCTGCGCACCGCACACCGGCGCGGAGGGTCCTTCGTGTTCGACCGTCACAGCGCGGTCGCCGCCGACGCCGGGCTGGACTGCCGGGAAGTGGCGGCGACGACCTCGCCTCTCACCGAACACCCTTGGCAGGACGCCGATTTGTCCCTGCTGGAGGCTTCCGACGCGCTCGCGGCCGGTGAGCCGCTGCCGCAGCCGCTGTGGGACCGGCTGGCGGGCGGACTGCGCGCCGACCAACTGATCGAACTGCTGATCCTCGCCGGGCAGTGCGCCACCATGTGCGCCACGCTCGGCGCCCTCCACACCCCGCCCGACGGCGGCCGAACCCCCTCCGGACGAGATCCGCCACCATGA